A genomic window from Quercus lobata isolate SW786 chromosome 10, ValleyOak3.0 Primary Assembly, whole genome shotgun sequence includes:
- the LOC115963772 gene encoding coiled-coil domain-containing protein SCD2-like isoform X2 → MDRRRPVSPVYSRQWSGSNSSTGSSSPAMSPAHPQSRLAAGATGFSTVKRTQNAAAKVAAQRLAKVMASQTSADEDDDDEENGFKFAVPAPPAPSPFSLANSNSNNYSSGNSIPAISVSRPNRSPSPALGRNFVEHASSVRSTSAGRPSMSVRSAAVVPPSRSSLRSPVAIPPIEPPSSRNNKFIPNISPLNSKDKGDQREASALRDELDMLEEENEIILDKLRNAEVRREAAEARARELEKQVATLGEGVSLEVKLLSKKEELLRQKEIALKAAVAQNRGGKNEEVATLRTEVENLKDEAATALEQLQEAESEAKALRSMTQRMILTQEEMEEVVLKRCWLARYWGLAVEHGICADIAVSKHEHWSSLAPLPFEVVISAGQKAKEESWDRGGDDPDRSKLVRDISDLTGEGNIETMLSVEMGLRELASLKVEDAVVLALALCRRPNLVRQSSLDSRSAVDPKFMEAFELSEEETQDVQFKEAWLTYFWRRAKVHGVEEDIAEERLQFWINRSGQQPTSHDAVDVERGLVELRKLGIEQQLWEASRKEIDQPLSSAVANHKSNADSDTSP, encoded by the exons atGGATCGGAGGAGGCCGGTTAGTCCGGTGTACTCGCGGCAGTGGAGCGGTTCGAATTCGAGCACGGGTTCGTCGTCGCCGGCGATGTCGCCGGCGCATCCGCAGTCTCGGCTGGCGGCTGGAGCCACCGGATTCTCCACCGTCAAGCGAACGCAGAACGCGGCCGCCAAGGTCGCGGCTCAGCGCTTGGCTAAGGTCATGGCGTCGCAGACCTCCGCCGACGAAGACGACGACGATGAGGAGAACGGATTCAAATTCGCCGTTCCGGCTCCACCTGCTCCCTCGCCTTTCTCCCTCGCCAACAGTAACAGCAACAATTACAGTAGCGGGAATTCGATTCCGGCGATTTCGGTTTCTCGGCCTAATCGATCTCCGTCGCCTGCG TTAGGTCGGAACTTTGTAGAGCATGCTTCTTCGGTTCGGTCAACATCAGCTGGAAGACCATCAATGTCAGTTCGTTCGGCAGCTGTGGTGCCACCCAGCAGATCCTCACTTAGAAGTCCAGTGGCAATACCTCCGATTGAACCTCCTTCTAGTAGGAACAACAA GTTTATTCCCAATATTTCACCACTCAACTCAAAAGATAAAGGAGATCAGCGCGAAGCTTCTGCACTTCGTGATGAA CTTGATATGTTAGAAGAGGAAAATGAGATTATTCTTGACAAG CTTAGAAATGCAGAAGTAAGACGAGAGGCAGCAGAGGCTAGAGCTAGGGAGCTTGAGAAACAG GTTGCTACTCTTGGAGAAGGTGTGTCCCTCGAAGTTAAATTGTTGAGCAA GAAGGAAGAATTGTTGCGGCAAAAAGAG ATTGCTCTAAAGGCTGCTGTAGCACAAAACAGGGGTGGGAAAAATGAGGAGGTTGCCACCCTTCGTACAGAGGTTGAG AATTTAAAAGATGAAGCTGCAACAGCTCTGGAACAACTCCAAGAAGCAGAATCTGAAGCAAAGGCTCTCCGCTCTATGACACAGAGAATGATTTTGACTCAAGAAGAGATG GAGGAAGTTGTTTTGAAGAGATGTTGGCTTGCTCGTTACTGGGGTTTAGCTGTAGAGCATG GCATATGTGCAGATATAGCAGTTTCAAAGCATGAGCATTGGTCATCTTTAGCCCCTCTTCCATTTGAAGTTGTCATTTCTGCTGGACAAAAGGCTAAGGAGGAATCTTGGGATAGAG GTGGAGATGATCCAGACAGGAGCAAGCTTGTCCGGGATATTAGTGATCTCACAGGAGAAGGAAATATTGAGACTATGCTTTCAGTTGAAATGGGTTTGAGAGAACTGGCCTCTCTAAAG GTTGAGGATGCTGTTGTACTAGCATTGGCTCTATGCAGACGTCCAAATTTGGTTCGGCAGTCCAGTTTAG aTTCCAGATCAGCTGTTGATCCCAAGTTTATGGAGGCATTTG AATTAAGTGAAGAGGAGACACAAGATGTTCAATTCAAAGAG GCTTGGCTGACTTACTTTTGGAGAAGAGCTAAAGTACATGGTGTTGAAGAGGATATAGCAGAAGAGCGGCTTCAGTTTTGGATCAACCGTAGTGGGCAACAACCAACTTCACATGATGCTGTGGATG TGGAACGAGGCTTAGTGGAGCTGAGAAAGCTAGGGATAGAACAGCAACTCTGGGAAGCATCCCGGAAAGAAATAGATCAGCCTCTTTCTTCTGCAGTTGCTAATCACAAATCCAATGCAGATTCAGATACATCGCCTTGA
- the LOC115963772 gene encoding coiled-coil domain-containing protein SCD2-like isoform X1 — protein MDRRRPVSPVYSRQWSGSNSSTGSSSPAMSPAHPQSRLAAGATGFSTVKRTQNAAAKVAAQRLAKVMASQTSADEDDDDEENGFKFAVPAPPAPSPFSLANSNSNNYSSGNSIPAISVSRPNRSPSPALGRNFVEHASSVRSTSAGRPSMSVRSAAVVPPSRSSLRSPVAIPPIEPPSSRNNNRFIPNISPLNSKDKGDQREASALRDELDMLEEENEIILDKLRNAEVRREAAEARARELEKQVATLGEGVSLEVKLLSKKEELLRQKEIALKAAVAQNRGGKNEEVATLRTEVENLKDEAATALEQLQEAESEAKALRSMTQRMILTQEEMEEVVLKRCWLARYWGLAVEHGICADIAVSKHEHWSSLAPLPFEVVISAGQKAKEESWDRGGDDPDRSKLVRDISDLTGEGNIETMLSVEMGLRELASLKVEDAVVLALALCRRPNLVRQSSLDSRSAVDPKFMEAFELSEEETQDVQFKEAWLTYFWRRAKVHGVEEDIAEERLQFWINRSGQQPTSHDAVDVERGLVELRKLGIEQQLWEASRKEIDQPLSSAVANHKSNADSDTSP, from the exons atGGATCGGAGGAGGCCGGTTAGTCCGGTGTACTCGCGGCAGTGGAGCGGTTCGAATTCGAGCACGGGTTCGTCGTCGCCGGCGATGTCGCCGGCGCATCCGCAGTCTCGGCTGGCGGCTGGAGCCACCGGATTCTCCACCGTCAAGCGAACGCAGAACGCGGCCGCCAAGGTCGCGGCTCAGCGCTTGGCTAAGGTCATGGCGTCGCAGACCTCCGCCGACGAAGACGACGACGATGAGGAGAACGGATTCAAATTCGCCGTTCCGGCTCCACCTGCTCCCTCGCCTTTCTCCCTCGCCAACAGTAACAGCAACAATTACAGTAGCGGGAATTCGATTCCGGCGATTTCGGTTTCTCGGCCTAATCGATCTCCGTCGCCTGCG TTAGGTCGGAACTTTGTAGAGCATGCTTCTTCGGTTCGGTCAACATCAGCTGGAAGACCATCAATGTCAGTTCGTTCGGCAGCTGTGGTGCCACCCAGCAGATCCTCACTTAGAAGTCCAGTGGCAATACCTCCGATTGAACCTCCTTCTAGTAGGAACAACAA CAGGTTTATTCCCAATATTTCACCACTCAACTCAAAAGATAAAGGAGATCAGCGCGAAGCTTCTGCACTTCGTGATGAA CTTGATATGTTAGAAGAGGAAAATGAGATTATTCTTGACAAG CTTAGAAATGCAGAAGTAAGACGAGAGGCAGCAGAGGCTAGAGCTAGGGAGCTTGAGAAACAG GTTGCTACTCTTGGAGAAGGTGTGTCCCTCGAAGTTAAATTGTTGAGCAA GAAGGAAGAATTGTTGCGGCAAAAAGAG ATTGCTCTAAAGGCTGCTGTAGCACAAAACAGGGGTGGGAAAAATGAGGAGGTTGCCACCCTTCGTACAGAGGTTGAG AATTTAAAAGATGAAGCTGCAACAGCTCTGGAACAACTCCAAGAAGCAGAATCTGAAGCAAAGGCTCTCCGCTCTATGACACAGAGAATGATTTTGACTCAAGAAGAGATG GAGGAAGTTGTTTTGAAGAGATGTTGGCTTGCTCGTTACTGGGGTTTAGCTGTAGAGCATG GCATATGTGCAGATATAGCAGTTTCAAAGCATGAGCATTGGTCATCTTTAGCCCCTCTTCCATTTGAAGTTGTCATTTCTGCTGGACAAAAGGCTAAGGAGGAATCTTGGGATAGAG GTGGAGATGATCCAGACAGGAGCAAGCTTGTCCGGGATATTAGTGATCTCACAGGAGAAGGAAATATTGAGACTATGCTTTCAGTTGAAATGGGTTTGAGAGAACTGGCCTCTCTAAAG GTTGAGGATGCTGTTGTACTAGCATTGGCTCTATGCAGACGTCCAAATTTGGTTCGGCAGTCCAGTTTAG aTTCCAGATCAGCTGTTGATCCCAAGTTTATGGAGGCATTTG AATTAAGTGAAGAGGAGACACAAGATGTTCAATTCAAAGAG GCTTGGCTGACTTACTTTTGGAGAAGAGCTAAAGTACATGGTGTTGAAGAGGATATAGCAGAAGAGCGGCTTCAGTTTTGGATCAACCGTAGTGGGCAACAACCAACTTCACATGATGCTGTGGATG TGGAACGAGGCTTAGTGGAGCTGAGAAAGCTAGGGATAGAACAGCAACTCTGGGAAGCATCCCGGAAAGAAATAGATCAGCCTCTTTCTTCTGCAGTTGCTAATCACAAATCCAATGCAGATTCAGATACATCGCCTTGA
- the LOC115963772 gene encoding coiled-coil domain-containing protein SCD2-like isoform X3, protein MSVRSAAVVPPSRSSLRSPVAIPPIEPPSSRNNNRFIPNISPLNSKDKGDQREASALRDELDMLEEENEIILDKLRNAEVRREAAEARARELEKQVATLGEGVSLEVKLLSKKEELLRQKEIALKAAVAQNRGGKNEEVATLRTEVENLKDEAATALEQLQEAESEAKALRSMTQRMILTQEEMEEVVLKRCWLARYWGLAVEHGICADIAVSKHEHWSSLAPLPFEVVISAGQKAKEESWDRGGDDPDRSKLVRDISDLTGEGNIETMLSVEMGLRELASLKVEDAVVLALALCRRPNLVRQSSLDSRSAVDPKFMEAFELSEEETQDVQFKEAWLTYFWRRAKVHGVEEDIAEERLQFWINRSGQQPTSHDAVDVERGLVELRKLGIEQQLWEASRKEIDQPLSSAVANHKSNADSDTSP, encoded by the exons ATGTCAGTTCGTTCGGCAGCTGTGGTGCCACCCAGCAGATCCTCACTTAGAAGTCCAGTGGCAATACCTCCGATTGAACCTCCTTCTAGTAGGAACAACAA CAGGTTTATTCCCAATATTTCACCACTCAACTCAAAAGATAAAGGAGATCAGCGCGAAGCTTCTGCACTTCGTGATGAA CTTGATATGTTAGAAGAGGAAAATGAGATTATTCTTGACAAG CTTAGAAATGCAGAAGTAAGACGAGAGGCAGCAGAGGCTAGAGCTAGGGAGCTTGAGAAACAG GTTGCTACTCTTGGAGAAGGTGTGTCCCTCGAAGTTAAATTGTTGAGCAA GAAGGAAGAATTGTTGCGGCAAAAAGAG ATTGCTCTAAAGGCTGCTGTAGCACAAAACAGGGGTGGGAAAAATGAGGAGGTTGCCACCCTTCGTACAGAGGTTGAG AATTTAAAAGATGAAGCTGCAACAGCTCTGGAACAACTCCAAGAAGCAGAATCTGAAGCAAAGGCTCTCCGCTCTATGACACAGAGAATGATTTTGACTCAAGAAGAGATG GAGGAAGTTGTTTTGAAGAGATGTTGGCTTGCTCGTTACTGGGGTTTAGCTGTAGAGCATG GCATATGTGCAGATATAGCAGTTTCAAAGCATGAGCATTGGTCATCTTTAGCCCCTCTTCCATTTGAAGTTGTCATTTCTGCTGGACAAAAGGCTAAGGAGGAATCTTGGGATAGAG GTGGAGATGATCCAGACAGGAGCAAGCTTGTCCGGGATATTAGTGATCTCACAGGAGAAGGAAATATTGAGACTATGCTTTCAGTTGAAATGGGTTTGAGAGAACTGGCCTCTCTAAAG GTTGAGGATGCTGTTGTACTAGCATTGGCTCTATGCAGACGTCCAAATTTGGTTCGGCAGTCCAGTTTAG aTTCCAGATCAGCTGTTGATCCCAAGTTTATGGAGGCATTTG AATTAAGTGAAGAGGAGACACAAGATGTTCAATTCAAAGAG GCTTGGCTGACTTACTTTTGGAGAAGAGCTAAAGTACATGGTGTTGAAGAGGATATAGCAGAAGAGCGGCTTCAGTTTTGGATCAACCGTAGTGGGCAACAACCAACTTCACATGATGCTGTGGATG TGGAACGAGGCTTAGTGGAGCTGAGAAAGCTAGGGATAGAACAGCAACTCTGGGAAGCATCCCGGAAAGAAATAGATCAGCCTCTTTCTTCTGCAGTTGCTAATCACAAATCCAATGCAGATTCAGATACATCGCCTTGA